A section of the Anabaena cylindrica PCC 7122 genome encodes:
- a CDS encoding NUDIX hydrolase — MNNQIPQVAIVILYQNDKYLMQLRDNIPTIAAAGCWGFFGGHLEPGETAEIALVREVIEEIGYELPSFSKFGIYPDERVIRHVFQAPLLVELDQLVLNEGWDMGLLTPEDIYRGDCYSAIANEVRPLSNIHQKIMMDFINQK, encoded by the coding sequence ATGAATAATCAAATACCACAAGTAGCAATTGTAATTCTCTACCAAAACGACAAATATCTCATGCAACTACGCGACAATATCCCCACTATCGCCGCTGCTGGTTGCTGGGGATTCTTTGGGGGACATTTAGAACCTGGTGAAACAGCAGAAATAGCACTAGTGCGGGAAGTAATTGAAGAAATTGGTTACGAATTACCATCTTTTAGTAAATTTGGAATTTATCCCGACGAGAGAGTTATCCGTCATGTTTTTCAAGCACCATTATTAGTGGAATTAGATCAATTAGTTCTAAATGAAGGTTGGGACATGGGATTATTGACCCCAGAAGATATATATCGAGGTGATTGTTATTCAGCCATAGCGAATGAAGTCAGACCGTTAAGCAATATCCATCAAAAAATCATGATGGACTTTATTAATCAAAAATGA
- a CDS encoding AI-2E family transporter, whose translation MQIANRIPQWVNIGLAFPVVILNGWLLIQVVQYFQPLVSVVSAAILLAFVLNYPIKFFQKRGVPRNLAIVGVLLLAIIILGAVGVILVPLIFQQLNELVNIFPHWIESGNDQLQVFLNWAATQQLPVNLSGLATQLLERISNQFQSFTGKILGFAFDTIGALVNILLTLVITVYLILNGEPLWNGIYQWFPQNIGTRVRDLLREDFQNYFIGQATLGAVLGVVVTLAFVALRVPLALLFGIAIGLFSLFPFGTGIGIAIVSLLVALNNFWLGVEVLGVAVAIDQINSNFIAPRILGNLTGLNPVWVVISLLLGAKLGGVLGLLVAIPLASFIKDIADSWRAGELRKVEEVIETQRGAEVR comes from the coding sequence ATGCAAATAGCAAACAGAATACCGCAATGGGTAAACATAGGTTTAGCCTTTCCCGTAGTCATTCTTAATGGTTGGTTATTAATTCAGGTTGTACAGTACTTTCAACCTTTAGTAAGTGTTGTTTCTGCCGCAATTTTATTAGCTTTTGTTTTAAACTATCCGATTAAATTTTTTCAGAAACGCGGAGTTCCCCGTAATTTAGCAATTGTAGGAGTATTGCTATTAGCTATAATAATTTTAGGGGCTGTTGGCGTTATTTTAGTACCGCTTATTTTCCAACAACTTAACGAACTAGTTAATATTTTTCCTCATTGGATTGAATCTGGCAATGATCAATTGCAAGTATTTTTAAATTGGGCAGCAACACAACAACTGCCTGTGAATTTAAGCGGTTTAGCAACTCAACTTCTGGAAAGAATCTCTAATCAATTTCAGTCGTTTACAGGCAAAATTTTAGGTTTTGCCTTCGACACAATTGGGGCTTTAGTCAACATCCTATTAACATTAGTAATAACCGTTTATTTAATTTTGAATGGTGAACCTTTATGGAATGGAATTTACCAGTGGTTTCCGCAAAATATTGGCACAAGAGTTAGAGATTTATTACGAGAAGATTTTCAAAATTATTTTATCGGTCAAGCAACATTAGGCGCTGTATTAGGTGTAGTAGTAACTCTGGCATTTGTGGCGTTACGAGTTCCCTTAGCATTACTTTTTGGAATTGCAATTGGTCTTTTTTCTCTCTTTCCATTTGGTACGGGTATAGGTATTGCTATAGTTAGTCTATTAGTGGCGTTGAACAACTTTTGGTTAGGTGTAGAAGTTTTAGGTGTAGCTGTTGCTATTGACCAAATAAATTCTAATTTTATCGCCCCGCGTATTTTGGGTAATTTAACAGGTTTAAATCCTGTTTGGGTGGTAATTTCTTTATTGTTAGGTGCAAAATTGGGAGGAGTTTTGGGTTTGTTGGTGGCTATTCCTCTCGCTAGTTTTATTAAAGATATTGCTGATAGTTGGCGGGCTGGTGAGTTGAGGAAGGTGGAGGAGGTAATTGAAACGCAGAGGGGCGCTGAGGTTCGCTGA